Proteins encoded by one window of Streptomyces clavuligerus:
- the eccD gene encoding type VII secretion integral membrane protein EccD: MSASTPVGPMGSTGFCRVTVVAPDGRVDVALPDDLAVADLYPEILRLSGQSPAPGAPVGYHLVRRDGTVLDGARSLGAQRILDGELLSLRPFAESLPPAVFDDVTDAVATAVVRDRGLWNEDLTRGAALFGGSVLLLLLAFVLWSSAPRHDTHGLPGVLAAVAAVLLLAVACVRARVYDDRGSAVALGTGALANAAVAGSGLLPPADGQGAGRLHFLLACAAVLVAAVILTLVSPGGDSPFVAFVLASAVGASAAFAALLYGLAPVETAALCAPLAVGALAFLPGLATRVARLPIGFDPPRTALVSGHDGDTGPQGPVDAVRIAARARRGHELLIGLVGGCALLAVGSAAVLGFSDNGWARLLALATGVAMLMRAHLFRYTAQVACALAAGLASLVLLGLGVGTEPPAALLREALRGDGTALDLRTVWLAAAVAGVAALITAIGLIVPRTGVTPFWGRFLEIAETCVLLTLIPLALAVFDVYHAIRATTS, translated from the coding sequence ATGTCCGCGTCCACCCCCGTGGGACCCATGGGCTCCACCGGCTTCTGCCGGGTCACCGTCGTCGCACCCGACGGCCGCGTCGACGTCGCCCTCCCCGACGACCTGGCCGTCGCCGACCTCTACCCGGAGATCCTGCGGCTGTCCGGACAGAGCCCCGCCCCCGGGGCCCCCGTCGGCTACCACCTGGTCCGCCGCGACGGCACCGTCCTCGACGGCGCCCGCTCCCTCGGCGCCCAGCGCATCCTCGACGGCGAACTCCTTTCCCTGCGCCCCTTCGCCGAATCCCTCCCGCCCGCCGTCTTCGACGACGTCACCGACGCCGTCGCCACCGCCGTCGTCCGCGACCGCGGCCTGTGGAACGAGGACCTCACCCGCGGGGCGGCGCTCTTCGGCGGCTCCGTCCTCCTGCTCCTCCTCGCCTTCGTCCTGTGGTCCTCCGCGCCCCGCCACGACACCCACGGCCTCCCCGGCGTCCTCGCCGCCGTCGCCGCCGTACTCCTGCTCGCGGTCGCCTGTGTCCGCGCCCGCGTCTACGACGACCGGGGCTCCGCCGTCGCCCTCGGGACCGGAGCCCTGGCCAACGCCGCCGTCGCGGGCTCCGGACTGCTGCCGCCCGCCGACGGCCAGGGCGCCGGACGCCTCCACTTCCTCCTCGCCTGCGCCGCCGTCCTGGTGGCCGCGGTGATCCTCACCCTGGTCTCGCCCGGCGGCGACAGCCCCTTCGTCGCCTTCGTCCTCGCCTCCGCCGTCGGCGCGTCGGCCGCCTTCGCCGCACTCCTGTACGGGCTGGCCCCCGTCGAGACCGCCGCCCTCTGCGCCCCCCTCGCCGTGGGCGCACTCGCCTTCCTCCCCGGGCTCGCCACCCGCGTCGCCCGGCTCCCCATCGGCTTCGACCCGCCCCGCACCGCCCTCGTCAGCGGCCACGACGGCGACACCGGGCCGCAGGGCCCCGTCGACGCCGTACGGATCGCCGCCCGGGCCCGCCGCGGCCATGAACTGCTCATCGGCCTGGTCGGCGGCTGCGCCCTGCTCGCCGTCGGCTCCGCCGCCGTCCTCGGCTTCTCGGACAACGGCTGGGCCCGGCTCCTCGCCCTCGCCACCGGCGTCGCCATGCTCATGCGGGCCCATCTCTTCCGCTACACCGCCCAGGTCGCCTGCGCCCTCGCCGCGGGCCTCGCCTCCCTGGTCCTGCTCGGCCTCGGCGTCGGCACGGAACCGCCCGCCGCACTGCTGCGCGAGGCCCTGCGGGGCGACGGCACCGCCCTCGACCTGCGGACGGTCTGGCTCGCCGCCGCCGTCGCCGGGGTCGCCGCGCTGATCACCGCCATCGGGCTGATCGTCCCGCGCACCGGCGTCACCCCGTTCTGGGGCCGCTTCCTGGAGATCGCCGAGACCTGTGTCCTGCTCACCCTGATCCCGCTCGCCCTCGCCGTCTTCGACGTCTACCACGCCATCCGCGCCACCACCTCCTGA
- a CDS encoding type VII secretion protein EccC, with protein MSQIVVKRPPRALPAEVPGEQLRLQPPPELPRGQQEGALMQLLPMLGMGGSVVFFFLTPNPVMRIMGMIMIASTVAMAIAMLVRHRRGTQGELADLRRDYLKYLTQTRKGVLRTARRQRDSAFYLHPSPEQLWALVAEGGRLWERRVGDPDFAQVRIGLGSQRLATELIAPETAPVDELEPLTAGAMRQFLATHGTVDGLPLAVSLRSFYHLTVSGDAESARSTARSLLGSLAALHSPEDLVIAVAVRPETAEHWEWAKWLPHTQAPGPGDGAGSRRLITTGARELDELLAAQWEGRPRFQGGGQPLLDRPHVVVVLDGPPVPGASALAAAEGLQGVTVVEVVPGSSGAAVGAPGGLSVTVTPGALRLESGHGLVYDGVPDRLEPAAAEALARQLAPLRMGTGGDDGQPLLANLDFTDLLNLGDAASVDVGRTWRDRSRSERLRVPIGVGEDGTPVMLDLKEAAQDGMGPHGLCVGATGSGKSELLRTLVLGLAVTHSSETLNFVLADFKGGATFAGMSRMPHVAAVITNLADDLTLVDRMGDSIRGELNRRQELLRDAGNHANVHDYEKARAAGAPLQPIPSLVLVIDEFSELLTAKPDFIEMFVQIGRIGRSLGVHLLLASQRLEEGRLRGLETYLSYRVGLRTFSAAESRAALGVPDAYALPNVPGSGYLAYGTDEMVRFKAAYVSGAYRSEAHRAVPDGPLPVDRRPVEFTAAPVPVVYARPAAGPLVPEARSGGDDALADSVLDVVVRRLEGRGAEAHQVWLPPLDSPPALDELLPGPAPVDGRGLTGPGYEGAGRLVVPLGVVDKPFEQRRDTLYRDFSGAAGHMQIVGGPQSGKSTLLRTLVAGFALTHTPQEVQFYGLDFGGGGLSAVAGLPHVGGVASRLDPERVRRTVAEVYGVLSQREEYFRAAGIDSIATYRGMRASGGISPVEQPFGDVFLLIDGWGSFRTDHEGLEPLILDIAARGLGHGVHLVLTASRSMEVRAHLKDHLMNRLELRLGDTMDSELDRKAAVNVPAGVPGRGLTPEKLHFMAAVPRIDGIGSDSELSEATAAMNREVARHWQAPGAPEVRLLPRELPADRLPSGAAAPERGVAFAIDENSLEPVWFDFERNPFFLVLGDSESGKSNLLRLLIKQLSERYDGGVCKFFVIDNRRALLDATPASHLAEYVPMSNAMEHHVDALADLMRRRAPSAEVTARQMRDRSWWRGPTVFVVVDDYDLVSTSSGNPLARLTELLPFARDVGVRFIVARGAAGASRAVYESFFQRMTELGAQGVLLSGDPQEGDVLGGVRMRPMPAGRGIFVSRQRGNPLVQTGLLPAVE; from the coding sequence ATGAGTCAGATCGTCGTCAAGCGCCCGCCGCGGGCCCTGCCCGCCGAGGTGCCCGGTGAGCAGTTACGGTTGCAGCCGCCACCCGAACTGCCGCGCGGGCAGCAGGAGGGCGCGCTGATGCAGTTGCTGCCGATGCTGGGCATGGGCGGCTCGGTGGTCTTCTTCTTCCTCACCCCGAACCCCGTGATGCGCATCATGGGCATGATCATGATCGCGTCGACGGTCGCGATGGCCATCGCGATGCTGGTCCGCCACCGCCGGGGCACCCAGGGCGAATTAGCCGATCTGCGCCGGGACTATCTGAAGTACCTGACCCAGACCCGCAAGGGAGTGCTGCGGACCGCGCGGCGCCAGCGGGACTCCGCGTTCTATCTGCACCCGTCGCCCGAGCAGTTGTGGGCACTGGTCGCGGAGGGCGGCCGGCTGTGGGAGCGGCGCGTCGGCGACCCGGACTTCGCCCAGGTGCGGATCGGCCTGGGCAGCCAGCGGCTGGCGACCGAGCTGATCGCGCCCGAGACCGCGCCGGTGGACGAGCTGGAGCCGCTGACGGCGGGCGCGATGCGGCAGTTCCTGGCGACCCACGGGACGGTGGACGGGCTGCCGCTCGCGGTCTCGCTGCGGTCCTTCTACCACCTGACGGTGAGCGGTGACGCGGAGTCGGCGCGCTCCACGGCCCGTTCGCTGCTGGGTTCGCTCGCCGCGCTGCACTCCCCCGAGGATCTGGTGATCGCGGTGGCCGTGCGGCCGGAGACCGCTGAGCACTGGGAGTGGGCGAAGTGGCTGCCGCACACGCAGGCGCCGGGCCCGGGCGACGGCGCGGGCAGCCGCAGGCTCATCACCACCGGGGCCCGGGAGCTGGACGAGCTGCTGGCGGCCCAGTGGGAGGGGCGGCCCCGGTTCCAGGGCGGCGGTCAGCCGCTGCTCGACCGGCCGCATGTGGTGGTCGTCCTGGACGGCCCGCCGGTGCCGGGCGCATCAGCGCTGGCGGCGGCGGAGGGGCTCCAGGGCGTCACGGTCGTGGAGGTGGTGCCGGGGTCGTCCGGGGCCGCCGTCGGTGCGCCCGGCGGTCTGTCGGTCACCGTCACCCCCGGCGCGCTGCGGCTAGAGTCGGGGCACGGGCTGGTGTACGACGGGGTGCCGGACCGGCTGGAACCGGCGGCGGCGGAGGCGCTGGCCCGGCAGCTCGCCCCGCTGCGCATGGGCACCGGCGGGGACGACGGCCAGCCGCTGCTGGCGAATCTGGACTTCACGGATCTGCTGAATCTGGGTGACGCGGCCTCGGTCGACGTGGGCCGCACCTGGCGGGACCGGTCGCGTTCGGAGCGGCTGCGGGTGCCGATCGGGGTGGGTGAGGACGGCACTCCGGTGATGCTGGACCTCAAGGAGGCGGCACAGGACGGCATGGGCCCGCACGGGCTGTGCGTGGGCGCGACCGGCTCCGGCAAGTCGGAGCTGCTGCGGACGCTGGTCCTGGGGCTGGCGGTCACCCACTCCTCCGAGACCTTGAACTTCGTCCTCGCGGACTTCAAGGGCGGTGCGACCTTCGCCGGGATGTCCCGGATGCCGCATGTGGCGGCGGTCATCACCAACCTGGCGGACGATCTGACGCTGGTGGACCGGATGGGCGACTCCATCCGGGGCGAGCTGAACCGGCGCCAGGAGCTGCTGCGGGACGCGGGCAACCACGCCAATGTCCACGACTACGAGAAGGCGCGCGCCGCGGGCGCCCCCTTGCAGCCGATTCCCTCACTGGTGCTGGTCATCGACGAGTTCAGCGAGCTGCTGACCGCGAAGCCCGACTTCATCGAGATGTTCGTGCAGATCGGGCGGATCGGCCGCTCGCTCGGGGTGCATCTGCTGCTGGCGTCGCAGCGTCTGGAGGAGGGCAGGCTGCGCGGTCTTGAGACCTATCTGTCCTACCGGGTGGGGCTGCGCACCTTCTCGGCGGCCGAGTCGCGTGCCGCGCTGGGGGTGCCCGACGCGTACGCCCTGCCGAATGTGCCGGGTTCGGGCTATCTCGCGTACGGCACCGACGAGATGGTCCGCTTCAAGGCCGCGTATGTCTCCGGCGCGTACCGTTCCGAGGCGCACCGGGCGGTTCCGGACGGGCCGCTGCCGGTGGACCGCAGGCCGGTGGAGTTCACGGCGGCACCGGTTCCGGTGGTGTACGCGCGGCCCGCGGCGGGTCCCCTCGTGCCGGAGGCGCGTTCCGGCGGGGACGACGCGCTCGCGGACTCCGTCCTGGACGTCGTCGTCCGGCGGCTGGAGGGGCGTGGGGCGGAGGCCCATCAGGTCTGGCTGCCGCCGCTGGACAGTCCGCCCGCGCTGGACGAGCTGCTGCCGGGGCCGGCCCCCGTGGACGGCCGGGGGCTGACCGGGCCGGGGTACGAGGGGGCGGGGCGGCTCGTCGTTCCGCTGGGGGTGGTCGACAAGCCGTTCGAGCAGCGGCGGGACACGCTGTACCGGGATTTCTCGGGCGCGGCGGGACATATGCAGATCGTCGGCGGGCCCCAGTCGGGGAAGTCGACCCTGCTGCGGACCCTGGTCGCGGGGTTCGCCCTCACCCACACCCCGCAGGAGGTGCAGTTCTACGGCCTGGACTTCGGCGGCGGCGGTCTGTCGGCGGTGGCCGGTCTGCCGCATGTCGGCGGGGTGGCGTCCCGGCTGGACCCTGAGCGGGTACGGCGGACGGTCGCCGAGGTGTACGGGGTCCTCTCGCAGCGCGAGGAGTACTTCCGCGCCGCGGGCATCGACTCGATCGCCACGTACCGCGGGATGCGGGCGAGCGGCGGTATCTCCCCCGTGGAGCAGCCGTTCGGCGATGTGTTCCTGCTGATCGACGGGTGGGGCAGCTTCCGCACGGACCACGAAGGGCTGGAGCCGCTGATCCTGGACATCGCCGCGCGCGGGCTCGGCCACGGCGTCCATCTGGTGCTCACGGCCTCACGTTCGATGGAGGTCCGCGCCCATCTGAAGGACCATCTGATGAACCGGCTGGAGCTGCGGCTCGGGGACACGATGGACTCCGAACTGGACCGCAAGGCGGCCGTCAACGTACCGGCCGGTGTCCCCGGGCGCGGGCTGACGCCGGAGAAGCTGCACTTCATGGCGGCGGTGCCGAGGATCGACGGGATCGGCTCCGACAGTGAGCTGTCGGAGGCGACCGCGGCGATGAACCGGGAGGTGGCCCGGCACTGGCAGGCGCCCGGCGCCCCGGAGGTTCGGCTGCTGCCGCGTGAGCTTCCCGCGGACCGCCTTCCGTCCGGCGCGGCGGCGCCCGAGCGCGGCGTGGCGTTCGCGATCGACGAGAACAGCCTGGAGCCGGTCTGGTTCGACTTCGAGCGGAATCCGTTCTTCCTGGTGCTCGGCGACAGCGAGTCGGGCAAGTCGAATCTGCTGCGGCTGCTGATCAAGCAGCTCAGCGAGCGGTACGACGGGGGCGTCTGCAAGTTCTTCGTCATCGACAACCGGCGGGCGCTGCTGGACGCCACCCCGGCCTCGCACCTCGCCGAGTACGTGCCGATGTCGAACGCCATGGAACACCATGTGGACGCGCTCGCGGATCTGATGCGGCGCCGGGCTCCGTCGGCCGAGGTGACGGCGCGGCAGATGAGGGACCGGAGCTGGTGGCGCGGGCCCACGGTGTTCGTGGTGGTCGACGACTACGACCTGGTGTCGACATCGAGCGGGAACCCGCTGGCGCGGCTCACGGAGCTGCTGCCGTTCGCCCGGGACGTGGGGGTGCGCTTCATCGTCGCGCGTGGCGCGGCGGGGGCGAGCAGGGCGGTGTACGAGTCGTTCTTCCAGCGGATGACGGAGCTGGGCGCGCAGGGGGTGCTGCTCTCCGGCGATCCGCAGGAGGGCGATGTGCTGGGCGGTGTGCGGATGCGGCCGATGCCCGCGGGCCGGGGGATCTTCGTCTCCCGGCAGCGCGGCAATCCGCTGGTGCAGACGGGGTTGCTGCCGGCCGTGGAATGA
- a CDS encoding WXG100 family type VII secretion target, protein MSDNAGQLVVTYASLDQAATTIEQQAKKLDDGLVALQTKLRSISDGFQGEAATAADAYHKQWDKETRMIHEALRGIARAVREASPAYQAGDRKAAGYF, encoded by the coding sequence ATGTCGGACAACGCGGGACAGCTCGTCGTCACCTACGCGTCGCTGGACCAGGCGGCGACCACGATCGAGCAGCAGGCCAAGAAGCTGGACGACGGGCTGGTCGCCCTTCAGACCAAGCTGCGCAGCATCTCGGACGGCTTCCAGGGCGAGGCGGCCACCGCCGCGGACGCCTACCACAAGCAGTGGGACAAGGAGACCCGGATGATCCACGAGGCGCTGCGCGGTATCGCCCGTGCCGTGCGGGAGGCGTCCCCGGCCTACCAGGCGGGCGACCGCAAGGCGGCGGGCTACTTCTAG
- a CDS encoding WXG100 family type VII secretion target produces the protein MAVQKVTDEYLGTFQNEITVQFESVKGQLQQLQGVIDGLEGNWKGIGHGAFDVKQAEINQGMVRIARMLLHFQEAIEVTRVTAGNTDDEVRAALQGVDVTPGYSGDAGATRSATSNLSSY, from the coding sequence ATGGCAGTGCAGAAGGTCACGGACGAGTACCTGGGCACATTCCAGAACGAGATCACCGTGCAGTTCGAGAGCGTCAAGGGGCAGCTCCAGCAGCTCCAGGGCGTCATCGACGGCCTGGAGGGCAACTGGAAGGGCATCGGCCACGGCGCCTTCGACGTGAAGCAGGCCGAGATCAACCAGGGCATGGTGCGGATCGCCAGGATGCTGCTCCACTTCCAGGAGGCCATCGAGGTCACCCGGGTCACCGCGGGCAACACCGACGACGAGGTCCGCGCCGCCCTCCAGGGTGTCGATGTCACGCCGGGGTACTCCGGTGACGCGGGGGCGACCCGTTCGGCGACGTCGAACCTCAGCAGCTACTGA
- a CDS encoding S8 family serine peptidase — MSSWMSHGRRRSAPCAVRRGLVCAVAMVGAWTTGVVAAAPEAAAVEDMRSQQWYLDAMKVEKVWSVAQGEGVKVAVIDTGVNPSTRSLKGQVLKGLDLTGAPGDETDDYEGHGTTMAELIAGTGAGGGLQGLAPKAKIIPYRIALDEFQEEHKTGAFDGADAIRAAADGDAQIISMSFGSEFPETKEQQAIEYAARKGKLLFAAVGNTGDEDNEPEYPALYPEVVGVSASSPEGRIDDYSQHGQVVDLAAPGSDIPGWCDTTFTRYCDSDGTSAATAVASATAALIWSANPDWTANQVLRVMFESAAKGKDGKATGMSRYSGYGVVRPGAHLNRGIGKPGDPDISPLTGQRTSGPSGAPKGTASPRPKGTAGAQAGEKTEATADAGDGGGSRTGLIAGGVAAVLAVAAVAVLAVRRRRSA; from the coding sequence ATGTCGTCATGGATGAGCCATGGTCGAAGGCGCAGTGCGCCGTGTGCCGTGAGGCGAGGTCTGGTCTGCGCTGTGGCCATGGTCGGGGCTTGGACAACCGGTGTTGTCGCCGCCGCGCCTGAGGCAGCCGCTGTGGAAGACATGCGATCACAGCAGTGGTACCTGGACGCGATGAAGGTGGAGAAGGTCTGGAGTGTCGCACAAGGTGAGGGGGTCAAGGTCGCTGTCATCGACACAGGCGTGAATCCTTCGACACGCTCGTTGAAGGGCCAGGTCCTCAAGGGGTTGGACCTCACAGGGGCGCCCGGGGACGAGACCGACGACTACGAGGGTCACGGCACGACCATGGCCGAGCTGATCGCGGGTACGGGCGCAGGTGGCGGGCTGCAGGGGCTGGCGCCGAAGGCCAAGATCATTCCGTATCGGATCGCTCTCGACGAGTTCCAGGAGGAGCACAAGACGGGCGCCTTCGACGGAGCCGACGCCATCCGGGCCGCTGCGGACGGCGATGCACAGATCATCAGCATGTCCTTTGGCAGCGAGTTTCCCGAGACCAAAGAGCAACAAGCGATCGAATACGCGGCGCGCAAGGGTAAATTGCTCTTCGCCGCAGTCGGCAACACCGGCGACGAGGACAACGAGCCGGAGTATCCCGCCCTGTACCCCGAGGTCGTCGGTGTCTCCGCGTCCTCCCCCGAAGGCAGGATCGACGACTACTCCCAGCACGGCCAGGTCGTCGACCTCGCCGCTCCCGGCAGCGACATCCCGGGCTGGTGCGACACCACGTTCACCCGCTACTGCGATTCCGACGGCACCAGCGCCGCCACCGCCGTCGCCTCCGCCACCGCCGCGCTGATCTGGTCGGCGAACCCGGACTGGACGGCGAATCAGGTGCTGAGAGTCATGTTCGAGAGCGCGGCCAAGGGCAAGGACGGCAAGGCCACGGGGATGAGCCGTTACTCGGGCTACGGAGTCGTCCGGCCGGGGGCGCATCTCAACCGGGGGATCGGGAAGCCCGGTGATCCGGACATCAGCCCACTGACCGGCCAACGGACGAGCGGTCCGTCCGGCGCGCCGAAGGGCACGGCCTCACCGCGGCCCAAGGGCACGGCCGGTGCGCAGGCGGGGGAGAAGACCGAGGCCACCGCGGACGCGGGGGACGGCGGCGGCAGCCGGACGGGGCTGATCGCCGGTGGTGTGGCCGCCGTGCTCGCCGTCGCCGCCGTGGCCGTCCTCGCCGTACGCCGCCGTCGCTCCGCCTGA